One genomic window of Oryctolagus cuniculus chromosome 11, mOryCun1.1, whole genome shotgun sequence includes the following:
- the LOC100342029 gene encoding olfactory receptor 9K2-like — translation MGDKGGNNHSEVTDFILVGIRVRPEFHVLLFLLFLVIYGMVLLGNLSMIGIIVTDPRLNTPMYFFLGNLSVIDLSYCTVIVPKAMANILSQKKTISFAGCVAQLFLYALFMVTEAFVLAAMAYDRFIAICNPLLYSVRMSRSVCVQLVAGSYLCGWVSSILQISVTFSMSFCASRVIDHFYCDSNPIEKISCSNIFINKLVSFSLAVLIILPTIVVIVVSYMYIVSTVLKIPSREGRKKAFSTCSSHLGVVSLLYGTVSFVYLTPPNNPELRKVASVCYILFTPMLNPLIYSLRNKDVKDAVRRILWRKKMLV, via the coding sequence ATGGGTGACAAGGGAGGAAACAACCACTCGGAAGTGACTGACTTCATCCTTGTGGGCATCAGGGTCCGTCCAGAGTTCCACGTTCTCCTCTTCCTACTTTTCCTGGTTATTTATGGGATGGTCCTTCTGGGGAACCTTAGCATGATTGGAATCATTGTGACTGATCCGCGGCTGAACACACCAATGTATTTCTTCCTAGGCAACCTCTCCGTCATTGACCTCTCCTATTGCACAGTAATTGTACCCAAAGCCATGGCCAACATCCTCTCTCAGAAAAAGACCATATCCTTTGCAGGTTGCGTGGCTCAGCTGTTCCTCTACGCACTTTTCATGGTCACAGAGGCCTTTGTCCTGGCAGCCATGGCCTATGACCGCTTCATTGCCATCTGCAACCCACTTCTTTACAGCGTGCGTATGTCACGGAGCGTCTGTGTCCAGTTGGTGGCTGGTTCCTATCTCTGTGGTTGGGTCAGTTCCATCCTTCAGATCAGTGTAACGTTCTCTATGTCCTTCTGTGCCTCCCGAGTCATTGATCACTTCTACTGCGACTCAAATCCTATTGAAAAGATCTCCTGTTCTAACATCTTTATCAACAAGCTGGTGTCGTTTAGTTTGGCGGTCCTCATCATTCTGCCCACGATTGTTGTCATTGTAGTATCTTACATGTACATCGTGTCTACTGTTTTAAAGATTCCCTCCcgagaagggaggaagaaagcctTCTCCACTTGCAGCTCCCACCTGGGGGTTGTCAGTTTGCTTTATGGGACTGTCTCCTTCGTGTACCTCACACCTCCAAACAACCCAGAACTTCGCAAAGTAGCCTCAGTTTGTTACATTTTGTTCACTCCTATGTTGAACCCTTTAATCTACTCTCTAAGAAATAAGGATGTTAAAGATGCTGTGAGAAGAATCCtatggaggaaaaaaatgttaGTCTAA